Proteins from one Clostridium cellulovorans 743B genomic window:
- a CDS encoding methyl-accepting chemotaxis protein — protein MGSKRSLFKKKDASEKKDVLKKRFTFKKNSDLKKSTSSEKNDVLKKKAVFSKFKLFQKVNIFERVNILRNVSIFKKIIFSFLGITIVTLLIINVIVTANMNSQAKKQFIASTNEVLDQNKNYVDYIVATMDNYAMQLSSNQEFVNALSEDADVDAYGKLQLFNKQTTILRTIAATNPNIASIYVMNPNGTSYGYPSLGTGSIKADDISGSELYKILKEENGRRVWFAPHDDANYSASGRVISSNRLIGVGEIKKPAILTINIKPEIFQKALENVKFGEQGYMYILDESGNVVSHKANEALGQSWAEKEVFTSMSGERGDFAFIDPDTNTKMLAVYNTSPGLKWKYVAVVPYSELTSSAKTTTHMIIVLSILCFILTLFTALSISLSISRPIDEIIKVIHKVEAGELNAKININSKNELGVLANSFNKMVNTLKKLVSEVKTAVDNNNQSTEQIAVGIGELLVSTSEVYQVSEQIAQGASTQAERSSDCSQTAEGFGDQLEKVVIYSDEVTDLSGDAKDRASEGMELVKNLKIKSAENLKTTSKLSNSINELSQSTKEVQGILTSISSISEQTNLLALNAAIEAARAGAEGRGFAVVAEEVRKLAEETKNSTEQIAVILKNINARTKESVNMSQNIISEISKQDSEVEDTLQAFSTIKESVDNVELRVTNLKEALDKLKKEKDSLVEFISDISAISEETSASTEEVNASMEQQNQYVEKIHDRVSELMVTSERLSKEIDKFKID, from the coding sequence ATGGGAAGTAAAAGAAGTCTTTTTAAGAAGAAGGATGCTTCAGAAAAAAAAGATGTTTTAAAGAAAAGATTTACTTTTAAGAAAAACAGTGATCTTAAAAAAAGTACTAGCTCCGAGAAAAATGATGTTCTTAAGAAGAAGGCAGTTTTTAGTAAATTTAAACTTTTTCAGAAGGTGAATATTTTTGAAAGGGTTAATATTTTGAGAAATGTCAGTATTTTTAAGAAAATTATCTTCTCATTTTTAGGTATAACTATTGTAACGTTGCTTATTATAAATGTAATTGTTACTGCAAATATGAATAGCCAAGCAAAAAAACAGTTTATTGCTTCAACAAATGAGGTATTAGATCAAAATAAAAACTATGTAGATTATATTGTAGCAACTATGGACAATTATGCGATGCAATTATCTTCTAACCAAGAATTTGTCAATGCCTTATCAGAAGATGCTGATGTAGATGCTTATGGGAAGCTTCAACTATTTAACAAGCAAACTACTATATTAAGAACTATTGCAGCAACCAATCCTAACATTGCAAGTATTTATGTAATGAATCCTAATGGGACATCTTATGGATATCCTAGTCTAGGTACAGGTAGTATTAAGGCTGATGATATAAGTGGTAGTGAGTTGTATAAAATTTTGAAGGAAGAAAATGGAAGGCGTGTTTGGTTTGCGCCACACGATGATGCTAATTACTCAGCAAGTGGTCGTGTTATTAGTAGTAATAGATTAATAGGAGTAGGAGAAATTAAAAAACCTGCGATATTAACAATTAATATTAAACCAGAAATTTTTCAGAAGGCTTTAGAAAATGTTAAATTTGGTGAGCAAGGCTATATGTATATACTAGATGAGTCTGGTAATGTAGTTTCTCACAAAGCTAATGAAGCATTAGGACAAAGCTGGGCTGAGAAGGAAGTATTTACAAGTATGTCAGGTGAACGTGGAGACTTTGCGTTCATAGATCCAGATACTAACACTAAAATGTTAGCAGTATATAATACATCACCAGGACTAAAGTGGAAATACGTAGCAGTTGTTCCTTATAGTGAACTAACTTCTTCAGCTAAAACAACTACACACATGATTATAGTCTTAAGTATTTTATGCTTTATTTTAACTTTATTTACAGCATTAAGTATATCTTTATCTATATCAAGACCGATAGATGAAATTATAAAGGTTATCCATAAGGTTGAAGCTGGTGAGTTAAATGCAAAAATAAATATTAATTCGAAAAATGAATTAGGTGTTCTTGCAAATAGCTTTAATAAGATGGTTAATACCTTGAAGAAGTTAGTTTCAGAGGTTAAAACAGCTGTAGATAATAATAATCAATCGACAGAGCAAATAGCTGTTGGTATAGGTGAACTTCTTGTTTCTACTTCAGAAGTATATCAAGTATCAGAGCAAATAGCGCAAGGAGCGTCTACACAAGCTGAAAGATCTAGCGATTGTTCACAAACAGCAGAAGGCTTTGGAGATCAGCTTGAAAAGGTAGTTATTTATTCAGATGAAGTAACAGACTTGTCTGGAGATGCAAAAGACAGAGCTAGTGAAGGTATGGAACTTGTGAAGAATCTTAAGATTAAGTCAGCTGAAAATTTAAAAACTACAAGTAAGTTAAGTAATTCTATTAACGAACTTTCACAAAGCACAAAAGAGGTTCAAGGAATTCTTACAAGCATAAGTAGTATTTCAGAACAAACTAATTTGTTGGCACTAAATGCAGCTATTGAAGCTGCTAGAGCTGGTGCTGAAGGTAGGGGCTTTGCAGTAGTTGCAGAAGAAGTAAGAAAACTTGCTGAAGAAACAAAGAATTCAACAGAGCAAATAGCTGTGATATTAAAAAATATAAATGCAAGAACCAAAGAATCAGTTAATATGTCACAAAATATTATTTCAGAGATATCAAAACAAGATTCAGAGGTAGAAGATACATTGCAAGCTTTCTCAACAATAAAGGAGTCAGTTGATAATGTTGAGTTAAGAGTTACAAATCTGAAGGAAGCTTTGGACAAGCTTAAGAAAGAAAAAGATAGTTTGGTAGAATTTATATCAGATATCAGTGCGATTTCCGAAGAAACTTCAGCTTCTACTGAAGAAGTAAATGCTTCGATGGAACAACAAAATCAATATGTTGAAAAGATTCATGATAGAGTTTCTGAATTAATGGTAACATCTGAAAGACTTTCAAAGGAAATAGATAAATTTAAAATTGACTAA
- a CDS encoding sensor histidine kinase produces the protein MKKFKNVILEKFNLSKPFMKGDLLRSSKIKLLATNVAFFVGIISIFSLIIFNYIKINQYKSIDMEITKSINDIPRLMTDHRPKPDIIVILWDTKGNIIDISTKSNFFEENKTSFFPKSFDTIQSLSVSDSSFRTESVKVKAYTGDTIYAQVLISSNSEDNALSNIFVILTIGGSLVIILSVFASYFLAKQNMKPILLAWQKQKEFVEDASHEMRTPLTVVQTKLELLLREPNAKIIDKYDYIAPALSETGRLSRLVGNLLTLARADSNTTEIIKEEIEVNSLISKICEPYIEIAELEDKKIFINLSNKIYLPCDKDRIHQLMVILLDNALKYTVDNGIIIVNSYIKDTKWFFQVIDNGIGIKEENLGKVFERFFREDKARSRETGGSGLGLSIAKWIVTKHGGTIKAMRNQPTGTIIEVKIPINPTTALKEI, from the coding sequence ATGAAAAAATTTAAAAATGTAATATTGGAAAAATTTAATTTATCAAAACCTTTTATGAAAGGTGACCTTTTAAGAAGCAGTAAAATCAAACTATTAGCTACTAACGTTGCATTCTTTGTAGGGATAATATCTATTTTTTCTTTAATAATTTTTAATTATATAAAGATTAATCAGTATAAATCAATTGATATGGAAATAACAAAAAGTATTAATGATATTCCTAGATTGATGACAGACCATAGACCTAAACCTGATATCATAGTTATACTTTGGGATACCAAAGGAAACATAATAGATATTTCAACTAAGTCAAATTTTTTCGAAGAAAATAAAACCTCATTCTTTCCAAAGTCTTTTGATACAATACAATCTCTTTCAGTGTCAGACTCAAGTTTTAGAACAGAATCGGTTAAAGTAAAAGCTTATACTGGTGATACTATTTATGCTCAAGTTTTAATATCAAGCAACAGTGAAGACAATGCCCTTAGCAATATTTTTGTGATATTAACAATTGGCGGCAGTTTGGTTATCATACTCTCTGTATTTGCCAGCTATTTCCTAGCAAAACAGAACATGAAACCAATTTTACTTGCTTGGCAAAAACAGAAAGAATTTGTTGAAGATGCATCTCATGAAATGCGTACTCCACTTACAGTTGTTCAAACAAAATTGGAGCTTCTTTTAAGAGAGCCAAATGCAAAAATCATAGATAAATATGACTACATCGCTCCTGCCTTAAGCGAAACAGGCAGACTATCAAGGCTCGTAGGAAATTTGCTTACCTTAGCTAGAGCAGACTCTAATACTACAGAAATCATTAAAGAAGAAATAGAGGTTAACAGCCTAATTTCAAAGATTTGTGAACCTTATATTGAGATAGCTGAGTTAGAAGATAAAAAAATATTTATCAATCTTTCAAATAAAATATACCTACCTTGTGACAAAGATAGAATCCATCAGCTAATGGTTATACTTTTAGATAATGCACTAAAATATACTGTCGATAATGGCATAATTATTGTAAATAGCTATATAAAAGATACAAAATGGTTTTTCCAAGTAATAGACAATGGCATAGGTATAAAAGAAGAAAACCTTGGTAAAGTTTTTGAAAGGTTCTTTAGAGAGGATAAAGCCCGTTCTAGAGAAACTGGAGGGTCTGGCCTTGGGCTATCTATAGCTAAATGGATAGTAACTAAGCATGGTGGAACCATAAAAGCTATGAGAAACCAACCTACCGGAACAATTATTGAAGTTAAAATCCCTATAAATCCTACTACTGCTTTAAAAGAAATATAA
- a CDS encoding ABC transporter ATP-binding protein codes for MIDIKNVSKSYTMGSNIVKALDDISFHVDEGEFVSIIGPSGSGKSTLMNILGCLDVPDSGTYTFNGLNVEKARDSSLAEIRNKQVGFVFQNFNLLAKLNALENVEVPLLYRGLNSKECRKTALKYLDLVGLKDREHHKPSELSGGQQQRVAIARALAGSPNIILADEPTGALDSKTSNDIMALIKDLNRNGQTIILITHDKTVAEQAKRVVRIEDGKLYE; via the coding sequence ATGATTGATATTAAAAATGTTTCTAAATCCTATACAATGGGGTCAAATATAGTTAAAGCACTAGATGATATAAGCTTTCATGTTGATGAAGGTGAGTTCGTATCCATCATAGGTCCTTCTGGTTCTGGTAAATCCACTTTAATGAATATTCTTGGATGCCTTGATGTTCCAGACAGCGGCACTTATACTTTTAATGGTTTAAATGTAGAAAAAGCTAGAGATTCTAGTTTAGCAGAAATAAGAAATAAACAGGTTGGCTTTGTATTTCAGAACTTTAATCTGTTAGCTAAATTAAATGCTTTAGAAAATGTAGAAGTCCCCCTTTTATACCGTGGCTTAAATAGTAAAGAATGTAGGAAAACCGCTTTAAAATATTTAGATTTAGTAGGCTTAAAAGATCGTGAACATCATAAACCTAGTGAATTATCTGGTGGGCAACAACAAAGAGTAGCTATAGCAAGAGCTCTTGCTGGTTCTCCAAATATTATTCTAGCCGATGAACCTACTGGTGCTTTAGACTCCAAAACTAGCAACGATATTATGGCACTAATTAAAGATTTAAATAGAAATGGACAAACTATTATTTTAATCACTCATGATAAAACTGTAGCAGAACAAGCTAAGAGGGTTGTACGAATAGAAGACGGGAAGCTTTATGAATAA
- the lgt gene encoding prolipoprotein diacylglyceryl transferase has translation MNPVAFTVFGVSIQWYGVIIALGALLGIYLAKFNCKYRDIDYENVLDGVLIGLPCGIVGARLYYVLFKFSYYSQNPAEILNIRGGGLAIHGGIIFGALAAYIYTRRKKINFFKAMDIAVPSIILAQAIGRWGNFFNQEAHGGVVSEAFISKFPEFIKNGMFIDGAYYHPTFLYESIWNLIVFFILFYLLRKVKTTGTTVCSYIGLYSLGRFFIEGLRTDSLMILGLRTAQIVSLLGIAVSIVGFAYISKIKDKGIE, from the coding sequence ATGAATCCTGTAGCGTTTACTGTATTTGGAGTATCTATACAATGGTATGGAGTTATCATAGCGTTAGGTGCATTACTTGGAATTTACCTTGCGAAATTTAATTGCAAATACAGAGATATTGATTACGAAAATGTATTAGATGGAGTTTTAATAGGATTGCCTTGTGGTATAGTCGGAGCTAGACTTTACTATGTATTGTTTAAGTTTTCGTATTATTCACAAAATCCAGCTGAAATATTAAATATCAGAGGAGGCGGTCTTGCAATACATGGAGGAATTATTTTTGGAGCGTTGGCTGCCTACATATATACTAGAAGGAAGAAGATAAACTTTTTTAAAGCAATGGATATTGCTGTACCATCAATAATACTGGCTCAAGCAATAGGTAGATGGGGAAATTTCTTTAATCAAGAGGCTCACGGTGGAGTTGTGTCAGAAGCTTTTATAAGTAAGTTTCCTGAATTTATAAAAAATGGAATGTTCATAGATGGAGCATATTATCATCCAACTTTTTTATATGAATCTATATGGAATCTTATAGTATTCTTTATACTTTTCTATCTTCTTAGAAAAGTAAAAACAACAGGTACTACTGTTTGTAGTTATATTGGTTTGTATTCCTTAGGAAGATTCTTTATTGAAGGGTTAAGAACTGATAGTTTAATGATACTAGGACTTAGAACAGCTCAAATAGTAAGTCTTCTTGGTATAGCCGTTTCAATTGTTGGTTTTGCCTATATCTCTAAGATTAAGGATAAAGGTATAGAATAA
- a CDS encoding ABC transporter permease, translating into MKLIHTIKLALKNIVSNKMRSTLTMIGLIIGISSVIILVGIGNGSSKSITDQVSSLGTNLITVSVKNSSLKYLKSEDIDEVEKISGVKYVAPSISTSGTIKYQDTSQSISISGVTDTFLDVRAMTLSRGRFVSVLDVENKNKVIVLGSTLATDLFGFLNPIDKYVTINGNNYKVIGVLASQGSSQGTNTDELAMIPLSTAMTLAKTKNISTVYIEANSKDVVDSTLASIQTLLAELLNSTTTDKTFSISSQNQLLETMSSVSNSLTLLLAGIAGISLVVGGIGVMNVMLVSVSERTREIGVRKALGGKRKDIMMQFLIEALVLSIIGGVLGIGVGIAGGYTANSIGTTFVLSTNIIYISFLFSMAVGVIFGIFPAYKASKLKPIDALRYE; encoded by the coding sequence ATGAAATTAATACACACAATAAAGTTAGCTCTAAAAAACATAGTAAGCAATAAAATGAGATCCACCCTGACAATGATCGGCTTAATCATTGGTATATCCTCCGTTATAATCCTCGTTGGAATCGGAAATGGATCCTCAAAAAGTATCACTGATCAAGTTTCTTCCCTTGGAACAAATCTTATCACAGTATCGGTAAAAAACTCTTCATTAAAATATCTAAAAAGTGAAGACATAGATGAAGTAGAAAAAATATCAGGAGTAAAATATGTAGCTCCCTCTATTTCAACCTCAGGCACTATAAAATATCAGGATACTTCTCAGTCAATTTCTATATCAGGAGTAACAGACACTTTTCTAGATGTAAGAGCCATGACTCTTTCAAGAGGAAGATTTGTTTCTGTGTTAGATGTGGAAAATAAAAATAAAGTCATAGTTCTTGGTTCTACCCTTGCTACAGATTTATTCGGATTCTTAAATCCAATTGATAAATATGTCACTATTAATGGTAACAACTATAAAGTAATCGGTGTTCTTGCATCTCAAGGCAGTTCTCAAGGAACTAATACTGATGAACTTGCTATGATTCCCCTTTCAACAGCGATGACTTTAGCTAAAACAAAGAATATTTCTACGGTTTATATTGAAGCAAACAGTAAAGATGTAGTAGACTCAACACTGGCTTCTATCCAAACTCTTTTAGCAGAATTATTAAACTCAACCACTACAGATAAAACCTTCTCTATATCAAGCCAGAATCAACTTCTTGAAACAATGAGTTCAGTTTCAAATAGTCTAACTCTACTTCTTGCAGGTATAGCTGGAATATCATTAGTTGTCGGCGGTATAGGAGTTATGAATGTTATGCTAGTATCTGTTTCGGAAAGAACAAGAGAAATAGGTGTAAGAAAAGCTTTAGGCGGAAAAAGAAAAGATATTATGATGCAATTCCTAATTGAAGCCTTGGTATTAAGCATTATCGGTGGTGTTCTTGGTATTGGCGTGGGAATTGCTGGTGGCTATACAGCAAATAGCATTGGAACGACTTTCGTACTTTCCACTAATATCATCTATATCTCTTTCCTATTCTCTATGGCTGTAGGAGTAATCTTTGGTATATTCCCTGCCTATAAAGCTTCAAAGTTAAAACCAATAGATGCATTAAGATATGAATAA
- a CDS encoding GNAT family N-acetyltransferase, which yields MEVRFLDIRDKYWNKTIEMAENCSWRAGSSLGRKMRAKEFQDFEGVFVAIEEEKVIGFCTITKTDYIPNCVYTPWIGFIFVDEKYRGNRISEKIIKKALEYAKTKGSDKVYISTQEDNLYEKYGFKQIDSLKSYGDTLEKILVFGIK from the coding sequence ATGGAAGTTAGATTTTTAGATATTAGGGATAAATATTGGAATAAAACAATTGAAATGGCTGAGAATTGTTCGTGGAGAGCAGGGTCAAGCCTTGGACGTAAAATGCGTGCAAAGGAATTTCAAGATTTTGAAGGTGTATTTGTAGCTATTGAAGAGGAGAAAGTTATTGGTTTTTGTACAATTACAAAAACAGATTATATCCCTAATTGTGTATATACACCATGGATTGGATTTATCTTTGTTGATGAAAAGTATCGTGGTAATAGAATAAGCGAGAAAATTATTAAAAAAGCATTGGAGTATGCAAAAACAAAAGGTTCCGACAAAGTGTATATTTCAACACAAGAAGATAATTTGTATGAAAAGTATGGGTTTAAACAGATTGATTCTTTAAAAAGCTATGGAGATACCTTAGAAAAAATATTGGTATTTGGTATAAAATAA
- a CDS encoding response regulator transcription factor: MKALIIEDDKFLLESICQSISEDFEYEYAMDGEEGLYMAEQNIYDVIILDIMLPSIDGYGILGKLREASVFTPVLILTAKDSIDDKIKGFKLGADDYLVKPFHREELLLRLEAIIRRNGNHLKDHVLTFKDLSLNTKNKTVFINDSEIFLQGKQFDILEYLLNNQGAILTKEQIFDRIWGFNSDTTVSVVEVYASNLRKSLKAHGYDKYIKTVRGLGYMLVPGEE, from the coding sequence ATGAAAGCACTTATTATTGAAGATGATAAATTCTTACTTGAATCAATATGTCAAAGTATCTCTGAAGATTTTGAATATGAATATGCAATGGATGGAGAAGAAGGCCTCTATATGGCTGAGCAAAATATTTACGATGTTATTATATTAGATATTATGCTTCCTTCTATTGACGGCTATGGAATTCTGGGAAAACTACGGGAAGCCTCTGTCTTTACCCCTGTTTTAATACTCACTGCTAAAGATTCCATCGATGATAAAATTAAAGGCTTTAAACTTGGAGCTGACGATTACTTAGTAAAGCCTTTCCATAGAGAAGAACTTTTACTTAGACTTGAAGCAATCATAAGGCGAAATGGCAATCACCTTAAGGATCACGTTTTGACTTTTAAAGATTTGTCCTTAAACACAAAAAATAAAACTGTATTTATTAATGATTCAGAAATATTTCTTCAAGGAAAGCAATTTGACATATTAGAATACTTACTAAATAATCAAGGAGCGATCTTAACCAAGGAACAAATTTTTGACCGTATTTGGGGCTTTAATTCAGATACTACTGTTAGTGTAGTAGAAGTTTATGCAAGTAACCTAAGGAAATCCTTAAAAGCTCATGGTTATGATAAATATATTAAAACTGTAAGAGGTCTTGGTTATATGCTTGTCCCAGGGGAGGAATAA
- a CDS encoding murein hydrolase activator EnvC family protein — translation MNNRLKTFICTILCVVTLTTPVLAETSTELQNKADQLVEDANSAKKEAETKQQEINEDKGKLTELQSNMNKMLQEIKSLDEDITKAQGEVNKLQEKLQDLNNQSVTLEADIKKMQEDLEKSKEKMKERLKFLYKNQGNGYIDILFGSSSLSELISRLNFIGRIASHDQAMVDDLKKKENKLNDSLNELQKVKSDVEASKKENEAKTAKLERAKGEKNKLYAQIEGQAEVQQALIAQQESEVNSLMQKIIQKNNEAKQANVDADNKRKEEQNSVITPTPEVTPTGKLFSITGGVRYPITSRYELKRESPISGNIEPHEAIDIGAKEGSGVYALKDGVVIYSGVMTGYGNVVMIDHGDIITLYAHNASLVVQEGENVKGGELISYVGNTGWSTGPHIHFEVRDMNNKKMDPTNYYI, via the coding sequence ATGAATAACAGATTAAAAACTTTTATTTGTACAATACTCTGTGTGGTTACGTTGACTACGCCAGTTTTAGCTGAAACTTCAACAGAACTTCAAAATAAAGCAGATCAATTAGTCGAAGATGCTAATTCTGCAAAGAAAGAAGCAGAAACAAAACAGCAAGAGATTAATGAGGATAAGGGTAAACTAACAGAATTGCAAAGTAATATGAATAAGATGCTTCAAGAAATAAAGAGTTTGGATGAAGATATTACAAAAGCTCAAGGTGAGGTAAATAAATTACAAGAAAAACTACAAGATTTGAATAATCAATCTGTAACTCTTGAAGCGGATATAAAGAAGATGCAGGAGGATTTAGAGAAAAGCAAAGAGAAAATGAAAGAAAGGCTTAAATTTCTCTATAAAAATCAGGGGAATGGATATATAGATATTCTCTTCGGATCTTCCAGTCTTTCAGAATTAATTTCTAGGCTGAATTTTATAGGACGTATTGCATCTCATGACCAAGCTATGGTAGATGATTTGAAAAAGAAAGAAAATAAGTTAAACGATAGCTTAAATGAGCTTCAAAAGGTTAAAAGTGATGTTGAAGCCTCAAAGAAAGAAAATGAAGCAAAAACTGCTAAATTAGAGCGTGCTAAGGGAGAAAAGAACAAGCTGTATGCACAAATAGAAGGACAAGCAGAAGTTCAACAAGCGTTGATAGCACAACAAGAGAGCGAAGTAAATAGTTTAATGCAAAAAATAATACAAAAAAATAATGAAGCAAAGCAAGCGAACGTTGATGCTGATAATAAGAGGAAAGAGGAACAAAATTCAGTGATTACACCTACTCCAGAAGTTACACCTACTGGGAAACTTTTTAGTATTACAGGTGGAGTTAGATATCCTATAACTTCCCGTTATGAATTAAAAAGAGAAAGCCCTATTAGCGGTAACATTGAACCACATGAGGCAATTGATATTGGTGCAAAAGAAGGTTCAGGAGTATATGCTTTGAAGGATGGAGTTGTTATTTATTCTGGTGTTATGACTGGTTACGGCAATGTGGTTATGATTGACCATGGAGATATAATAACTTTATATGCACATAATGCTTCTCTTGTTGTACAAGAGGGAGAAAATGTTAAAGGTGGAGAACTTATTTCTTATGTAGGTAATACTGGATGGTCAACAGGACCACATATACATTTTGAAGTAAGAGATATGAATAATAAGAAGATGGACCCGACAAACTACTATATATAA
- a CDS encoding efflux RND transporter periplasmic adaptor subunit translates to MKKKMIISIIIIAVLGVGGFAGYKYLGNNKQTTTVQAQTYISAAVTKRNLEKTLTGSGSVETTSTKTISANISSTSSTSTAPSSTSITSTAPATIASTTTTTSNTSSNTTSNSKGSSSSTTVTPSVTVTSINVTLNQKVSYGDTLITLSDGTAITAPYSGVISNIAVAVGDSIKANQNLITTSLTVASINVAENQTVNAGDSLVTLSDGSTVTATYGGIISNISVAVGDTLKSSQNLITTSFTVSSVNVIANQFVPAGYTLFTLSNGTTITAPFDGIVSAVSVAAGDTIKSGQELGTIFDSKHLIIKMDVDETDLSTISVGQAVDITLTAYSGKTFQGTIAAIGAQGSYSNGSSTFPVTVSLNDTTDVKVGMSAEASIKIASVTDALSIPVEAVKQSNGKKVVMVASSDGTTKTVEVETGLTTDTYVEIKSGLAEGDSVQIAQRSSSSNNNSSGFGAMGGTMPGGMPTGNRQNSQSSTQKSSSGQTKRPS, encoded by the coding sequence ATGAAGAAAAAAATGATTATTTCCATTATAATAATTGCTGTTTTGGGTGTTGGTGGATTTGCAGGTTACAAATATCTTGGCAATAATAAGCAAACAACAACAGTCCAAGCTCAAACTTATATTTCTGCAGCAGTTACTAAAAGAAATTTAGAAAAAACCTTAACAGGCTCAGGCTCTGTAGAAACTACTAGCACTAAAACTATCTCTGCAAACATTAGCTCTACTAGTTCAACTAGTACTGCGCCATCAAGTACTTCTATTACTTCTACAGCCCCTGCTACTATAGCATCAACCACTACAACTACTTCTAATACTAGCAGTAATACAACTTCTAATTCTAAAGGTTCTTCTTCATCAACTACTGTAACGCCTTCAGTTACCGTAACTTCAATTAATGTTACCTTAAATCAAAAGGTTTCATATGGAGATACTTTAATCACTTTATCTGATGGTACGGCAATAACAGCCCCTTATTCTGGAGTTATATCAAACATAGCAGTAGCTGTTGGTGACTCTATTAAAGCAAATCAAAATTTAATTACTACGTCTCTTACTGTAGCTTCTATTAATGTAGCAGAAAATCAGACAGTTAATGCTGGTGACTCTTTGGTTACCCTATCAGATGGTTCAACAGTAACAGCAACCTATGGTGGTATAATTTCAAACATCTCAGTAGCTGTTGGAGATACCTTGAAATCAAGCCAAAACTTAATTACAACTTCTTTCACAGTATCTTCAGTAAATGTTATTGCTAATCAATTTGTTCCTGCTGGTTATACCTTATTTACCTTATCGAATGGAACTACAATAACAGCTCCCTTTGATGGAATAGTATCTGCAGTTTCAGTAGCTGCTGGAGACACAATAAAATCTGGTCAAGAACTTGGAACAATTTTTGATAGTAAGCATTTAATTATTAAAATGGATGTAGACGAAACAGACCTTAGTACTATATCTGTTGGTCAAGCTGTTGACATCACCCTAACTGCTTATAGCGGAAAAACTTTCCAAGGAACTATAGCTGCTATAGGTGCTCAAGGTAGTTACTCAAATGGATCGAGTACCTTCCCAGTTACAGTATCCTTAAATGATACAACTGATGTAAAGGTAGGTATGTCTGCAGAAGCCTCAATAAAAATTGCTTCTGTTACTGATGCTCTTTCAATACCTGTAGAAGCTGTAAAACAATCAAATGGTAAGAAAGTCGTTATGGTAGCTTCCTCTGATGGAACCACAAAAACTGTTGAAGTAGAAACAGGTCTTACTACAGACACTTATGTAGAAATTAAAAGTGGCCTTGCTGAAGGAGATTCTGTTCAAATAGCTCAAAGAAGCTCTTCTTCAAATAATAATTCTAGCGGCTTTGGGGCTATGGGTGGCACAATGCCAGGTGGAATGCCAACAGGCAATAGACAAAATAGTCAAAGCAGTACTCAAAAATCTTCCAGTGGACAAACCAAAAGACCAAGTTAA